A DNA window from Zingiber officinale cultivar Zhangliang chromosome 3A, Zo_v1.1, whole genome shotgun sequence contains the following coding sequences:
- the LOC122050500 gene encoding probable protein S-acyltransferase 22, whose product MVFALLLLILQWAVGMLVLILCFVERRRFSAEIVSKLGSSFSLAPFIIVVAVCTLLAMVATLPVAQLFFFHILLIKKGISTYDYIIALREQDQEQEQLAVGGQQSPQMSQVSSFTGLSSTSSFNQFHRGAWCTPPRLFLEDQLSLES is encoded by the exons aTGGTGTTTGCTCTTCTCTTG CTTATTCTGCAGTGGGCTGTTGGGATGCTTGTGCTGATACTGTGTTTTGTTGAGAGAAGGAGATTTTCTGCTGAAATTGTTTCAAAGCTGGGTAGTAGCTTTTCCTTGGCACCCTTTATCATTGTGGTG GCTGTGTGCACTTTATTAGCCATGGTTGCTACTCTTCCAGTTGCACAACTTTTCTTCTTccatattcttttaataaaaaag GGAATCAGCACCTATGATTACATTATTGCTTTGAGGGAGCAAGATCAGGAGCAGGAGCAACTTGCTGTTGGTGGGCAGCAAAGTCCGCAAATGTCCCAAGTGAGCTCTTTTACTGGACTAAGCAGCACCAGTTCTTTCAATCAATTCCATCGCGGTGCATGGTGTACTCCGCCAAGATTATTCCTTGAGGATCAg CTCTCGCTGGAAAGCTAA